In Thermodesulfovibrionales bacterium, one genomic interval encodes:
- a CDS encoding HAMP domain-containing methyl-accepting chemotaxis protein — MLLKKAITAKFIVVFFAVLLIGQSLGAVVIILVTNKTMHEDIAGSMFMIGLYQVVTLFSVGAVMVYLFNRNITMPVRRINREMKKVQTGDLTTDLADMGDNEIGGIAGGIRFLAEQLSKTTESTHSISGNTATAMEKLTVALRSVSETVRGEATSINAVVSAVRSANDSQGGVRENADKLSSVSSENVSSLLEMKATAEEIAASTGRLFKSAEDSYAMVAETTQSAKLIAENAGEAFRAVEDTSSSVEEISASVSAVLENARKSADLSAHLRLSLTERGTLAIANSLAAMEEIEEEVNQTAEIITRLDERSKNIEKVLSVIREVTEGTNLLSLNAAILAAQAGEYGKSFGVVADEIRALSDRTSSSARDIANIVRTIQGEIAEAVRSIGTGAKKVDAGKDLIFKVGEALGETVETAQKSAQMAEVIEKATDEQAAGLKQITRSMDNIHRIIEAMVRAAEEQKKGSNHILEAMSDVKEV, encoded by the coding sequence ATGCTCTTGAAGAAGGCCATTACGGCAAAATTTATCGTAGTCTTCTTTGCTGTGCTCCTCATAGGACAATCTCTCGGTGCCGTGGTGATAATACTTGTCACGAATAAGACAATGCATGAAGACATCGCAGGGAGCATGTTCATGATCGGTCTCTACCAGGTCGTTACGCTCTTCAGTGTGGGTGCGGTCATGGTCTACCTCTTTAACAGGAATATTACGATGCCGGTGCGGAGGATAAACCGGGAGATGAAGAAGGTACAGACAGGAGATCTGACGACTGATCTCGCTGATATGGGGGACAATGAGATAGGGGGCATTGCCGGGGGGATCAGGTTCCTTGCAGAACAGCTCTCAAAGACGACTGAAAGCACTCATTCGATATCCGGAAACACGGCGACGGCTATGGAGAAGCTGACCGTTGCGCTGAGAAGCGTAAGCGAGACTGTTCGGGGAGAGGCTACATCCATCAATGCCGTTGTTTCCGCTGTCAGGTCTGCCAATGATTCCCAGGGAGGGGTGAGGGAGAACGCGGACAAGCTCTCGAGCGTCTCATCAGAAAATGTCTCCTCTCTCCTCGAGATGAAGGCTACCGCTGAAGAGATAGCGGCGAGCACAGGACGGCTTTTCAAGTCGGCAGAGGACTCTTATGCGATGGTTGCCGAGACGACGCAATCTGCCAAGCTCATCGCCGAGAACGCAGGCGAGGCCTTCCGCGCTGTTGAAGATACGTCTTCGTCCGTTGAGGAGATCAGCGCCTCTGTCTCCGCCGTGCTCGAGAACGCCCGAAAATCGGCTGATCTTTCCGCTCACCTCAGGCTCTCCCTCACGGAGAGGGGAACACTCGCCATCGCTAATTCGTTAGCGGCCATGGAGGAGATCGAGGAAGAGGTGAATCAGACGGCGGAGATCATAACCCGCCTTGATGAGCGATCTAAGAATATCGAGAAGGTCCTCTCCGTCATACGGGAGGTGACAGAGGGTACGAACCTCCTGAGTCTGAATGCCGCCATCCTTGCGGCGCAGGCCGGCGAGTACGGAAAGAGTTTCGGTGTTGTTGCGGATGAGATACGGGCGCTTTCGGACAGGACTTCGTCTTCCGCGCGCGACATTGCGAACATTGTGAGGACGATTCAGGGAGAGATCGCCGAGGCTGTCAGATCGATAGGGACGGGAGCGAAAAAGGTTGACGCAGGAAAGGATTTGATCTTCAAAGTTGGCGAGGCCCTTGGAGAGACCGTCGAAACCGCTCAGAAATCTGCACAAATGGCGGAGGTGATAGAGAAGGCGACGGACGAGCAGGCCGCGGGGCTGAAGCAGATTACCCGCTCCATGGATAATATCCATCGCATCATCGAAGCGATGGTCCGTGCCGCCGAGGAGCAGAAGAAGGGATCGAACCACATACTTGAGGCGATGAGCGACGTAAAGGAGGTT
- the phnD gene encoding phosphate/phosphite/phosphonate ABC transporter substrate-binding protein: protein MKNTLTWKFIIPTMAIVMFATLVSVLIVSRYIREQIRERADDQITAKVEQVMEGLNATNTIELEKVRASMRVLMSEGLAVGTPALGESTTVGPETVQNLILGGKPQARNFGLVDHVKTLMGGTATLFVKRGDEFIRVSTNVIQEDGSRAVGTLLDPRGKAIAAVREGKAFYGEVDLLGKPYITGYEPMYDKHNSIIGVWYVGYPLSTFSQLGEIIADTKVLDNGFIALVDDRANVRFHSRHVSDKVVEGIAKGGAAGESDGWKVMRTSFNPWGFQVLAAYPTADIQNRIVKAMTVAALLGLAFAVFLVGSLFFLVNRIVILPLRTIGTAAAGISQGDLTFAVNVRGSDEMGRLCKSFQDSFWALGGILGRIKELSDKISRVSGNVEEEAKQVLHGAEVEAEAVTNIANSVEELNVTVTDIAGSTGNLAVSVEKSSASVEQMALSIDSVNRSISELSSAVDSTSSSINELSATIKEVASNARELAASSEETLSAISEITQTVKEVEISARESARLSEKVTSDAATFGMASIEKTIEGMKNIKVSVEHTAEFVKKLGGRSDEIGKILNVIDDVTEQTTLLALNAAILAAQAGEHGKGFSVVADEIKDLAERTAFSTKEIASLIETVQGEVQDTVDAMEKGSGSVEEGLSLSREAGDALKKILESSRRSSEMTRAIERSTTEQAKSAKVVTERMEHVRSMIDQIANATAEEARGIHLITEETERMRDATRQVSKASEEQRVSSKRIADATERVSDMSRQISKALSEHKAGTRQILEIVEGIKAIPSENRRVIFTTTNAIRELHKDSELLKTGLEHFRFSETGSEVFRLGVVALESPAVTFKKFSPLAEYLGRTLEKRVELKVGADLESAVRDLGENVTQMSCMGPLTYIKANEQYGVKVLLKILKDGKPYHRSVIITRADSTISAVKDLRGKTFAFCDMSSTTGHIIPRLMLRDAGIDIDGLQYYNYLRHHDDVARAVLAGRFDAGSVMESVAYKFKDEGLRFLQFSDEIPDMNVCFNQSIDGKDVSRIRTALLSLDESTASGAAILKSIDKRCTGFAAADDRDYDGVRGKLSALKTNEWKND from the coding sequence GTGAAGAATACGTTGACCTGGAAATTCATCATTCCCACGATGGCAATCGTCATGTTTGCGACCCTTGTCAGTGTGCTGATCGTCTCGCGATATATACGGGAACAGATTCGCGAACGTGCGGATGACCAGATTACCGCCAAGGTTGAACAGGTCATGGAAGGTCTCAATGCGACGAACACCATCGAGCTCGAAAAGGTCCGTGCCTCCATGCGGGTTCTCATGAGCGAGGGACTCGCTGTGGGGACGCCGGCCCTGGGAGAATCCACAACCGTGGGGCCCGAAACCGTACAGAATCTCATTCTCGGGGGTAAACCGCAAGCCCGTAATTTTGGGCTCGTCGACCATGTCAAGACATTAATGGGAGGGACCGCGACACTCTTTGTAAAGAGGGGAGACGAATTCATACGGGTGAGCACAAATGTCATCCAGGAGGATGGTTCCCGCGCAGTCGGCACGCTCCTCGATCCCCGGGGCAAGGCCATAGCAGCGGTGCGGGAGGGTAAGGCGTTTTATGGTGAGGTCGACCTCCTCGGGAAGCCCTATATCACCGGATATGAGCCTATGTATGACAAACACAATTCGATCATCGGTGTGTGGTACGTGGGATATCCTCTATCCACGTTCTCCCAGTTGGGCGAGATTATCGCCGACACAAAGGTCCTTGATAACGGATTTATCGCTCTGGTAGATGATCGTGCAAACGTGCGGTTTCATTCGCGGCATGTCTCCGATAAAGTTGTCGAAGGCATAGCGAAAGGAGGGGCCGCGGGCGAGTCAGACGGATGGAAGGTCATGAGGACCTCTTTCAACCCGTGGGGGTTTCAGGTACTCGCCGCCTATCCAACAGCCGACATTCAGAACAGGATAGTCAAAGCCATGACGGTCGCCGCGTTGCTCGGTCTGGCCTTCGCGGTCTTTTTGGTGGGGTCTCTCTTTTTTCTCGTCAACAGGATCGTGATCCTGCCTCTGAGGACTATCGGAACTGCGGCTGCCGGGATCTCTCAGGGAGACCTGACGTTTGCCGTGAATGTCCGGGGGAGTGACGAGATGGGACGGCTCTGTAAGTCCTTCCAAGATTCTTTCTGGGCTCTCGGGGGAATACTCGGGAGAATCAAGGAACTTTCCGACAAGATTTCGAGGGTGTCGGGAAATGTGGAGGAAGAAGCAAAACAGGTACTTCACGGTGCAGAGGTCGAGGCCGAGGCAGTAACGAACATCGCCAATTCCGTAGAGGAACTCAATGTGACGGTCACCGACATAGCCGGGAGCACGGGGAATCTGGCCGTTTCGGTAGAAAAGAGTTCGGCGTCGGTGGAACAGATGGCGCTGAGTATAGACAGCGTGAATAGGAGCATCAGCGAACTCTCATCGGCTGTCGATTCAACATCTTCCTCGATAAATGAACTTTCTGCGACGATAAAGGAAGTTGCCTCGAATGCGAGGGAATTGGCTGCATCCTCTGAGGAGACCCTTTCCGCGATTTCAGAGATAACGCAAACGGTTAAAGAGGTTGAGATCAGCGCGAGAGAGTCCGCGAGGCTTTCTGAAAAAGTTACCAGCGACGCGGCTACATTCGGCATGGCCTCGATAGAGAAGACGATTGAGGGAATGAAAAACATAAAAGTTTCGGTCGAACACACTGCGGAGTTCGTGAAGAAACTAGGGGGCAGGTCCGACGAAATAGGAAAGATACTGAATGTCATCGATGATGTCACCGAGCAGACAACGCTTCTGGCACTGAATGCGGCAATACTGGCTGCACAGGCCGGCGAGCACGGAAAGGGATTTTCGGTCGTTGCTGATGAGATCAAGGATCTTGCGGAGAGGACGGCGTTCTCCACGAAAGAGATAGCCTCACTGATAGAGACCGTGCAGGGAGAGGTTCAGGATACTGTTGATGCGATGGAGAAGGGCTCGGGCTCGGTGGAGGAGGGATTGAGCCTGTCGAGGGAAGCGGGAGATGCCCTGAAAAAGATACTCGAGAGTTCACGGAGATCATCTGAGATGACCCGAGCGATCGAGCGTTCCACGACGGAACAGGCCAAGTCCGCGAAAGTCGTCACGGAGAGGATGGAACATGTGAGAAGCATGATCGACCAGATTGCAAACGCGACAGCGGAGGAAGCGAGAGGCATACACCTCATCACGGAGGAAACGGAAAGGATGCGAGACGCGACCCGACAGGTGAGCAAGGCTTCCGAAGAGCAGAGGGTGAGCAGTAAACGGATAGCGGACGCGACGGAACGCGTTTCCGACATGAGCAGGCAGATATCGAAGGCATTGTCGGAGCACAAGGCGGGCACACGACAGATACTGGAGATTGTTGAGGGGATAAAGGCTATCCCGTCGGAAAACCGCAGAGTGATATTCACGACTACCAATGCCATCAGAGAATTGCATAAGGATTCGGAACTCCTTAAGACCGGGCTGGAGCATTTCAGATTCTCTGAGACAGGCAGTGAGGTATTCCGGCTCGGCGTTGTGGCCCTCGAATCCCCGGCGGTGACCTTCAAGAAATTTTCTCCCCTCGCAGAGTATCTGGGCAGGACACTGGAGAAACGGGTTGAACTCAAGGTTGGTGCAGATCTCGAAAGCGCGGTGAGGGATCTCGGAGAGAACGTTACGCAGATGAGTTGCATGGGGCCATTGACGTACATCAAGGCGAACGAACAATACGGTGTGAAGGTGTTGCTGAAAATCCTGAAGGACGGTAAGCCGTACCACCGCAGCGTGATAATCACGCGGGCTGATTCTACGATATCCGCGGTAAAGGATCTCCGCGGGAAGACCTTCGCTTTCTGCGATATGAGTTCCACGACCGGCCATATCATCCCGAGACTGATGCTCAGGGATGCGGGGATCGATATCGATGGCCTGCAGTACTACAACTATCTCCGTCACCACGACGATGTTGCCAGGGCAGTCCTGGCGGGGAGATTTGATGCCGGGAGTGTCATGGAGTCCGTGGCATACAAGTTCAAGGATGAGGGACTGCGGTTTCTCCAATTCTCCGATGAGATCCCCGACATGAATGTCTGTTTCAATCAGTCCATCGATGGAAAAGACGTCTCCCGCATACGGACGGCGCTCCTGTCCCTGGACGAGTCGACCGCGTCGGGCGCTGCAATACTGAAGTCTATCGACAAGAGGTGTACGGGTTTTGCTGCTGCAGATGACAGGGACTACGATGGTGTCAGAGGTAAGTTGTCTGCCTTGAAAACAAATGAGTGGAAGAACGATTGA